GTATTTTTGGAGAGGTATATTTCAAGTTGCATTGTAGccaattagaatttttttttgccttctgtTAATTAAAGCTGAGAGTTGCAATACATCTTTTCTCTCATTCATGATGAAACCTTTTGCCCTGAATAGCCGTCAGTCAGGCAAATTGGTCACTTTGCTGGTCTAACTGGGATGGTTCACATTTTGAGACAGCGTCTGGAACACAATTGAAGTAGTAACATTTCCCAAGGCTTCTTTGAAATGGTTTTATCGGacctttatttatttgttcaaggGAGATATGGCCTCAGTTTAAAGTGTCAACAGAGCGACAGCATCTCCACCAATGTTCTGTTATGTGGACTGTCAGCTTTGGTTTTCTTATATATGCCCTGGGGCAGTTCTTAAACCAAGATCTTTGGTCTATGCCTTCTGATAGGAAGGTGGTCGTCACAGCAGACTGGACAGGAATAGCATATCGGGAAGATGCTGAAGTTCCTAACACATCTGACTGTACAGGAATTGCTTGGGAAGTCTAAACTTCTGGCATccagaaatgtctgaaaatgtccTCAGCTCTGAGTTAGAGTTGGAAACTTCAGATGGTTTCCACTTACTTACCAGAATAGTTGCCCAAAAATAGTTAGAGGGATTAAAACCCATTTTAGTTACTGAGTAGGTATAATATTGAGCCTCCAATTACTAACACTGACATCCCCGTGACTGGCTACCACACCTGCATCCCTCCATGTCCTGTCCACAGTCCCGTGCTCCACACCGACACTGACACACCAACACCCATCTTGATCCGACAATGCTGCCCCTCCATCCTTGACCCAATCTGACTACTACATACCCTCCaaataaataaacattaaatATTAATATCTCATTAAAAATTACAATTTTTGAATATTTAATTGACAGAGGAATTGGTTTCAGGTTATCTGTACTACAAGTCCAGACTCTGAATTGCCAAACCAGCCATGTAACCACAACAATACAGGGACCGAGTTTTAAACATTTTGAATGTGTTTACTTAAGGGATGACCCTCATTGGCATGAGCATTTGTTGTCCCTCACTCTAAAGGTGATAGCAAGTTGCATTCTTTGAACTGCTGAGGTCTGTGTAGTGAAGATTTCTCAACAGTGTTCACTATGCAGTCCTATGATTTTTGAATCAATGGTAATGTGTTACTCAATCTCAATAGAGTATGATTTAGAGATGGCTGAGTTTCTGAACACTTATCCTTCTCAGGACGCGCTGTCAATAAAGCTTTTGGAGGGCAGCAGTGTGTTTGTTGTAGAGGGACTGAATATGTTTAAGGTCATGAATCGGGTGCCAGTCAAGCTGACTacgttgtcctggatggtgttgagctgttGAATGTTGTCAATATTGGATTGCAAGCACCAATTAGTCAAATATTTTTGTCTTAAAACACCTTAGACAGAATGTTTTGCTTAATGAGCTACTTGTCTTGGCCTCTTCTGGCAAACATTTGACAAATCACATTGAGCTCCCCTTGCTGTGGCTCTTGCTCGGTGTCGGTTTCCCCACCcttgcttttctttctctctcgcacccacgtttttctctctctcttaattTTAGGTTGTGCTCAATTGATTTCTTTGCAATATGTAAAACTTCTTGCATGTTTTGCGTCTTTCATTTTTCTGCTGGTTTTACATTGCAGTTTAATGGGAATTGTAATGGGATGTcttttattttgtacagttgcagcagcGTATGTGCAGCCATAAGAAGATTGTCATTGGATAATACCCCCTCAGCCCCTCCAAAACGGCCCCTCAATGCTTACCTGCACTACTTGGTGGAACAACAacagattatttttaaacaaagtccaggtaaaatgtaaatgtaaatcatTTTAGTAAGATATGATGTAGTGAGTTTCACCATTGAGACTGTGCTCCTGTGACTGTTTTATTGTGCAAGATTTTATTTCTGTGTCCTGTTTCTGAATCCTCTTACTGGCAGCATTGGAAGGTTTTGATGAAAAGATTCTGTTTTATATCTCCAtcttattattttgttttaaacatcatGACATGGCCAGTATTTGTGTCTTAATCAACAACACTTacgtttttaaaacaaaaagtgatCTGATAATTATCatactgggatcttgctgtgtgtgaaTTGAAATCTGTGTTTATCAGGTAACTATAGTGACTTTGCTTCAAAAGTGTTTTAATGGATTTGAAGTTGTGAAGTTGTTGAGCTGCATGCCCTTTCCTTTCATTTTGTTAATTGTCATCATTTCTATATGTTGGTGTTACAGTTGAAGCCTTATCCTTGTAATGGTATTTGAGCAAGAGTAGCCAGTCAGTATCTTTGGAGTTGTTATGGATTCTTCTATCATTGGATGATTCTGACATGTGTAGTAGAATTCGGATCAGTGCATTGGGTGGCTTTTCATTCACTCTGGTCTAGTGAACAGTGAACCATCAATATATTGTAATATggagaggcaatggtctagtggtattatcgctagactgttgacccagaaactcagctaatgctctgggaaccaGTGTTCAAGTTCCGCGacggcaggtggtgaaatttgagttcgaTAAATAAAGATCTGGAAATAAGGGTCTAACTTTGAGATTGCACGAGTAGAGGAAGATCTGCTTTAACATTGCCTAGCAATTACTAGCTAATACCACACAGTTTTTCCATTTCTCCCTGTATAATGGATATTGCTCTTTACAGATATAAAGGTGTCTGAAAAGACTAAGCAGATTGCTCAGGCCTGGAGAGCGTTAACGCCAGATCAGAAAAAAGTAAGTGCTTTTCCTTTGGTGCTCTGGAACAACTTGCAAAATGAAATGGCCCAAAAGCCACATGTACCTGAAATTTGtcgtcattattttaaaaaaactgaaagaactgcagatgctgtaaatcaggaacaaaacagaagtggccGGAACAGCTAAGTGGGTCcgacagcgtctgtgaagaaaattcagaattaacattttggttctagtgaccattcctcagaactgatggtagctaggaaaatgtggctttatatgcagaaggtaCAGAGAAGggtgtaaggagtaaacaatagatgggggtagagcccaaagaaagagaagaatagtcggacaaacaaaggagtggataacaatcagaCTAAGacgatgaatagctgttaatggggactgttagtgatttacaataggtagtgtgtaatggcaggctaagGGGCCTAGGACTTGGGAAAGcttgggccctaaaattattgaactcgatattgagttcacagggctgtagggtccccaggtggaaaatgaggtggtgttctttcagcttgtgctgagctttgctggatcactgcagtaagccagagtcagaaatgttgaccagggaacagggtggtgtgttaaagagGCAGGCAACAGATAGCTCAGGATCTCTTTTGCAAGCAGAACActggtgttttgcaaagcggtcacACAGTCTATGTTTCGTTTCCCCAGTGCaaaagagaccacattgtgaatagtgaatgcagtagactcaattgtgggaagtgcaagtaaagtgctgcttcacctggaaggtatatttgggcccttggatactggggagggaggacagaaatgggcaggtgttacacctttagTGGTTGTAGGgtaaggtgccatggggctgtggagggggttgttgggagtgaaggaaaagTAGATCAGGGTGCCCagaagggaacagtccctgcagaatgcaGACAGGGCCATTAACCCtttctgacccatctcccgcacttctgttCTCACCCCCAACTTCCCTCCTGCCGCAGCGATAgcgttccccttgtccttacctaccatcccaccagcatccacatccagaagatcatcaggcatCATTTCCACTacccaaaacaaagttgctggaaaagctcagcaggtctggcagcatctgtggaggagaaaacagagttaacatttctggtccggtgacccttcctcagaaccatttcCATTACCTGCAATGAGATGCTATTGCGAggcacatattcctctccccttccttgtccgccttctgcaggtacagttccctccaggacactctggtccactcttccttcactctcaACACCCTCTCCACAGCCCCGCAGCACTTTCCCATGCAACTGCCGAAGGTGTAACAGCTGCCCATTtaactcctccctccccagtatccaatggtccaaacatatcttccaggtgaagcagcactttatcaGCCCTTCCCACAATcttagtctactgtattcgctgctcacaatgtggtctcctgtacattggggaaacaaagcatagacactgtaaccgctttgcagaacaccagcgttctgcttgcaaaaaagaccctgagtttccagttgcctgccactttaacacaccaccctgttccctggccaacatctctgtctcgggcttgttgcagtgttcctgGTGAAGGTCAATGCAAGTTGAAagaccaacacctcattttccgcttggggatcctGAAGCCCttcagactcaatatcaagttcaataattttagggcttgaactctcccatgtcctagccccctgccccatacatcaggccttgttatcatgaTCCactgttaatcactaacagtccccattaacagttattcaccctcctagccagattgttatgaactcctttgtctgttcaactgttcttctctctgtttgggctctatccctacCTATTGTTTAATCCTTATGCCCTatgttctgcatataaaccgacattttcctcactatcatcagttctgaggaagggacaccagacctgaaatgttaactctaatttctcttcacagatactgttgtatttgctgaggttttccagtaagttctgtttttgtttttaaaaatatcctttttGCTCTTTGCTGCtgttcatttctttgtttttttttagaaaaaggacCTTGTGTGTTTTGTTTACCTGGGAGCAATTGGAGGAACTGAGAACATaattgtctttttatttttgcagCCGTATGAACTAGCAGCAAATGATGCCAAATTGAAATATAAAGTGGAGCTGGCAGCCTTCAAAGCTAACCTCACACCAGCTCAACTGGCCAGCTTGAAAgaagagaggagacagaaactgGCCAAACGGAGAACAATGAGGAAAAAACGAGTAAGTTCAGCATCGCCAATATGTCTTACTGTGCCCATAAATTATCCTGGGTAGCACTGCAATAGCAGTGTACCGTACATTGCTGTAAACAGCTTTGTCTCCATGCACCTTACTTGGAGTACAGTGCATAGTTCTGTTCACTGCTCTGCAGTAAAGGGCTTGGAAGGACTGGAGAAAgtcgaaaagatttacaatgatacTGGAACTTGGAAATTATCTATCAGGAATGTTTGAACAAGCTGATGTTTTCTTCAGAAGAGAGAATTAGGAGAAGGCATGGTGAAGGTGTGTAAAGTTATGAATGAGTTGGGCAGCGTGAATGCAGAGAATGTTCTACTGCAGAGGAATTGAATACGTGTGGATATATCTTTCTTTTCTACCTTCttcttaagattctgtacctaggtactggTACCTAAGAGTGGCAACATTGTACTCTTGTCATTGTACTCGTGTACATTTGTAGCTGAGTACACGTGACAAAGTCAAAATCAAAATATGGCGCAAACTATTTGGCTCCCCATTACTGCTCTCcgttcaataagattgtggctgatctgtttctatttccacattctgcaccccccccaccccattaaaCCTATCATTCCCTTGCCTAACTAGTTCTGCCTATAAAAATATTAATGACCCTGCCTGCGAtgccttctgaggcagtgttTCAAAGCTACCTGGCCTCTGAGGGAAAGTATTTCCAATCATCTTCATCCTAAAAAGGCACAccttaattttaaatttgctcCCTCTAGTTGTGGACTTTCCCGCACAAGGGAGCATCCTTTCCAGATTCACCTCGTCAAGGGCATTCAAGATTGCTGCTCACCTCTGgctattctaaactccagtggattgATGCCCAGCCTCCTTGAGCTTTCCGCCTAGGGCAACCCATTCATTCCCAATATCAGTCTAGTAGACCAGGGTGGTACGAGCCATCAATACTGGACGGTCACTAATAATTCCTACAGGGAAATGAAGAGAAGCTTCTTCATTCTCAGAGCATGTTTAGAATGTAGAAGGTGCTGAAACAGTTAATTTGGACATTTTTGCAAGGGCTCTGGAAGAGGACATGGGAGAAAAGGGAATAGAAAGGTTGATACgaagcatttggaaaggcaagaggCTTCTGTGGATTATGACTGATTTTGTGGGGCTAAATGTCCTGCTGTATGTTCTCTGCAATGTATCCTTTTGGGCAATAAAATACTCGGGAGTACGTTAAATTACTCCACTACCACACATTAAATCAGCAAAACACAGCGGCCATAAGTTACCTAGGGAGTGCTAAAAAAGGATGTATGCTGAAACACGATTTAGATGCTCCTTGGGAGTATCACATTAGCAATGTACACTAATAAGACTATAAAACAACCTTCAGCCATACTAAATCAGTACTGTATAGTAATGGACCGTAAAATACGGTGTGGTAACATATTTTTCAATAAAATGGTTGTGCTGTTTGTATTGAAACACAATTGAAACTTGAGTGGAATGTTGTCATGTTCTGTCACTTTTACAGTGTTGTTCATGTTAATTAGCCTTCATTCATTACCATCAGTCTGAAATTCTGAAGAAACATACTGGAGCTTGTGTTAATGGCTTCCCGCCTGAAGTAATTATTGTCAGCCCAGTTGTGATGATGAGTGCCAGGTTCTGCTTAAAAAGATACCTGGCATTTTTCCAGTTAATTTATTGAATGGTTTGTTCTTTGCAAAAACCTGTATTAATTGGATATAAACCACTTCAAGTGCTAATGATAAAATCTGAGAGTGCATTGTTAGATTCGGAAGCTGTGGAGTTTGACTCATGTAAGATGTTAAATTCATTGTCAAATATGTAGGTGTTAAATAACTATCTTTAGAACCAATGTTACTTGAAATACTAGTACAGTTTGATGTATTGGATGCCTTATTGTACATTTCTTATTTATAAGAAATTTTTGAAGTAAAGTCTTATGGAAAAATTTGTTGTTTCATTGTTAGAGTGCCCAGTTGCCAGTTATAGGGAGACTAGAGCCAAGTCCTAGTCTTTATCCATACCTgagaatatgggaactgcagatgccggagaatccaagataacaacgtgtagagctggatgaacacagcaggccaagcagcatcttaggagcacacaagctgacgttccttttctgatgaagggtctaggcccaaaacatcaacttgtatgctcctaaggtgctgtttggcctgctgtgtttatccataCCTACTTTGTTAGCCAATAATTGGGTTAGATTCGATAATTTTGGTCTTGTTTGAGAGAAGCGGCATAGAAACAGCATATCTTCCTTGGCAAATAACCTATATCAAAGGCATTGTTTTACCGAAAGAAAATACTTCCTTTTTAAATTGTAGGCAAAAATGTAGATGTAAGATATTTAATTGGAGACATCAAGTTTTCTCAGATGTACACTTTCCCTCCATGTTCTTCTTGTACCATCTATGATTTTTATTGATCTTGTGTTTTTCCCTTGTTGTATCTGTTTGGTAATTCCTATTGTTGGGGTCTTTactaaaattttatttttgttccgtAGCGTCACTTCAATCTACTGCATTGTAATATCTGCTGTTTCTCTCTGCGCAGTCATGTTCCTCCCTGCCTCTATGTCTTACCTTTTTCTTACAGCCtgcttccattccattctcttcGTTTCCCTGTCTCTGCATCTGTTTTggtgatgcaaatttcaataaTTTCAAATTCTGATACGTTTTCCTTTTTGACTCAACTCCGGGACCCTCCACCACAGTGGGCAAGGCCCTCAGCCACATCCATTCAATTTCACACGCTGTTGTTTCCAtctcttccacccccaccccaaaaaacATTAGTGGTGTTTCCCTTGTGTTTCATCCTATCGGTCTGTATGATTCCTAGCACCTCCAGCATAGTGCCATCACTGCGTACGTTTTCCATTCCCCACTCGCTGCTACTATTCTGAAGACGCCACTCTTAAAAAACACCCATTCTTTAGTCAGCCCTAGAACCTCCCTTCCTGTTGGCACCTGTCTgcacaaacacagaaaattcAACACCCGCCTTCTCACCAGTCAAGACTCCGGAGTGAAATAAGGGTTTACTTCAATTTTAGTATACCGTTTTAGCTGCACAGAATATTGTCTCCTCCACATTGGAGACACTAAAGCAGTcagggtgaccactttgcagatcaTCTCCTTTGCAGTACGCAGGTGTGATTCCATGTTTCAAGTTGTCTGTCATAGAGCTGTAGAGATGCCGTTATCTCTCCTGTTGTCCACCTGATCACAGACCTGCCATTTAGTGCTTTGATTGAAAAACTGGCTACTTACCGTAGTGCAAGCAGACACCCCTGTATACAGTGTAGCAGTGACCATGTGTACTTCATCCCTCTATTCACTCTGAAGGCAGATATTGTGTGCTTACAGCTGGGTGCTGACCAATACAGTGAAGAATGTTTTTGACCTGTTTCAATGTATCGGCACGAATGTGCATAGTTGTTTTTACATTAAACCTGTTTAAAATGGTATTTAAGAACTGATActcacttttaatttttttttgaagaagctcACCGTTTTGGGGAAGCCTAAGCGACCTCGAACAGCCTTCAATATCTTCATGGCCGAAAACTTTGATGAAGCCAAAGGGGCAACTTCACAGGTAAAAATGACACAGCAATAATTGTAATACTGGTGAGCcctaaataattattttaaacacTATTCTTACGTGAGAGgtagtggcctagtggtattatcactgggctgttaatcctgaCATCAAGAGAATACTTTGGCTaccagggttcgaatcccgccacggcagttGGTGGAAATTagattcaataaacatctggaatgaagagtctaatgatgaccatgaattcattgttgatttttAGGAAGCAACTTATGGCCACTGTATTTTGCTGATTTAATGTGTGGTAGTGGAGTAATTTAACGTACTCCCGAGTATTTTATTGCCCAAAAGGATACATTGCAGAGAACATACAGCAGGACATTTAGCCATTCTTACTTGTCGtggactctcagcaatgtggttgactcttagctaccCACCAGAATTAGTAATAAATGCTGCcatagccaatgatgccctcatcccatgagtgaatttttaaaaaaagtgcaccccactctctctgtccctccagtTGATAAGATAAAAATGTTGTGCTGTTTTCATTGCTTTATCACCACCTCTTTAAAGCTGTATATAACTCTCTAAAGGCATACCAATTTAGTTATTCTATAGAGCTGTCCTAAGAAGCTGTGGACTTTGGCCTTGATCTACATAAATGTACGATGATCTTGAACAAAATGGTGCA
The nucleotide sequence above comes from Stegostoma tigrinum isolate sSteTig4 chromosome 20, sSteTig4.hap1, whole genome shotgun sequence. Encoded proteins:
- the tfam gene encoding transcription factor A, mitochondrial isoform X1 translates to MASVVTVGTALLGRTLGGLFNCRPWPASCSSVCAAIRRLSLDNTPSAPPKRPLNAYLHYLVEQQQIIFKQSPDIKVSEKTKQIAQAWRALTPDQKKPYELAANDAKLKYKVELAAFKANLTPAQLASLKEERRQKLAKRRTMRKKRKLTVLGKPKRPRTAFNIFMAENFDEAKGATSQAKLKNLQDEWHRQSETQKQMYAQLAEDDKIRYQNEIKLWEEQMIETGHEDVIRVKQKRRVQKLLRMKVKANQTAAKTTKPSSTLSTTKSKKTSEE
- the tfam gene encoding transcription factor A, mitochondrial isoform X2; this translates as MASVVTVGTALLGRTLGGLFNCRPWPASCSSVCAAIRRLSLDNTPSAPPKRPLNAYLHYLVEQQQIIFKQSPDIKVSEKTKQIAQAWRALTPDQKKPYELAANDAKLKYKVELAAFKANLTPAQLASLKEERRQKLAKRRTMRKKRLTVLGKPKRPRTAFNIFMAENFDEAKGATSQAKLKNLQDEWHRQSETQKQMYAQLAEDDKIRYQNEIKLWEEQMIETGHEDVIRVKQKRRVQKLLRMKVKANQTAAKTTKPSSTLSTTKSKKTSEE